In the Acidaminococcales bacterium genome, AAGGGGTTCAGCCGGTCCCAGATAACATTTCCCCTGCTCTTTCCTTCGTACTTGTTGTACTTTACTTTCGCCATTAATACCATCTCCTTATTTCTTTGCTCTTGAAGCTTCGGGGCGACCATCTTTACTTTCTGTAATCATTGATTCCCCCTCTCTTAAAATAGTATTTAAAGCGCGATCTCATAGGAGCAACTTAGCTCGCCCTGATAATTTCCTCAAGCTTTGCCAGATATTCATCTGACTGGCGCTTGTACGCTGGATGTTCTCCTTTGAAATCCATGCGCCCATACTTTTCCTCGCCCAGGTTGTTATAAGGAAGAAGCTCTATATGATCAGCAGGGCAAAGGCCCAGTTCGTTTCGCACGAAACTGGCAATGGCGCTGACGCTTTCATAGCTATCGTTGTAACCGGGAATAAGCGGCGTCCTGAACAATATTTCTTTCTTCTCCGCGACCAGGCGCCTGGCGTTTTCCAAAACATGCTCATTGGGCGCGCCAACGCCTTCTTTGTGCTTTTCGCTGTCCATGTGCTTGAGGTCATAGAGAATATAGTCGCAATGGTCGGCAATCTTCTTAATGGTCGGCCAAGGATAAGCCCCCGCCATTTCAACGCAAGTATGCACGCCTTCCTCCTGCGCGCGTTTTAAAAGCGCGGCCGCAAAATCCGCCTGCAGTTCG is a window encoding:
- a CDS encoding glycyl-radical enzyme activating protein, with protein sequence MEIVKGLSGYVFNIQRFSTHDGPGIRTTVFLKGCHLRCFWCQNPESQDMMPVLMVRKQQCVLCGRCVQSCPQRASNIIDGRMLVNRSRCKACGVCTSACLSGLRNVQGKLMTVGEVMETVLKDYAIYLNSGGGMTISGGAIELQADFAAALLKRAQEEGVHTCVEMAGAYPWPTIKKIADHCDYILYDLKHMDSEKHKEGVGAPNEHVLENARRLVAEKKEILFRTPLIPGYNDSYESVSAIASFVRNELGLCPADHIELLPYNNLGEEKYGRMDFKGEHPAYKRQSDEYLAKLEEIIRAS